GTAGACTTGGAAGTGTAAAAACCTTGAGGTATGCTGGAATTTCAGGCTTGGAACCTAAAATTCAGCATCATAGATGAATGTGATGAGAAATTGCTGAGGTCATACAGGATGTTTTTTGATAAGTAAGTATTAAATGAGAAATATTTTATTTATATAATAGATATGGACTCGAAAAATGTCAATATCTTTTTAAATTCCTTTAATAAGAAAAAAATGCGATATATAAATGTTTTTGTTTCAATATAAACATAAAAGTAAATTAAAGTATGTCGATATAATGTATACATATATTATACACACAAACAATGCCCTCTTTTGTCTAAAAATTAGGCATTGTTTGTAATTTTTAATGAATTTTTGTGAAAATTTCTGTGCAGTAAAGTGTAAGAAACGGATTTTGTGTTAAGAAAGGCGTACCGAGTCGTTCCCGCTGATCGGGTCTAATTTCGCTTAGCTGTCCCGGCTTCATTTTTCTCACGAATGTAGGTATCAAATAATTCAGGATTCACCACTTTACGCAGTAAGTGCATCGTCCCATCCCCAGTTCCGTGATCAAAAGCATGGATACGTTCATATCCCCAACGCTCGTACATGGATAGCAAATATGGATGTTTCTCCGCTGTCGCCAGTGTCACCGCAGGGGCTACCACCTGATCACGAATAATCGCCTGCTCTACCCAGTTCAGCAGTTTTCTCCCGTATCCTTTACCCTGTGCAGTCGGGTCCACGGCGAACCACATCACAAATGGTAAATCGGTTATAAAATCAAGGGCTCTATTTTTCAGATGGCTAACCGTAGCCTGTATGGCACCATCAACTTCCAGCACATAGCAATCATTATTTTTAATGTTTTCCTGAATGAGAGCCACGTCTGCCTGAGCGGCAGGCCACTGAAGCCCCAGCTGCCGAATCGTTTCGTATGCCTCGTACGTCACATACTGCAATCTTTCGGCGTCCTCCTGTTGTGCCAAACGATAGATTTCGCTCATGTTAACCCGCCTTTCTATATTGTCATTTATAGTGTGCCCGTCACTTAACTTCATTAATCCCATCTACTTAATCAGATATGAAGAATAATATTACTGTAGCACGCTCACTATTGCAGTGACTAATTAATTTTTTCTATAGCTACATTTAAAATAACAATGTTAAATGTTGTAATATGCTCATTA
This DNA window, taken from Paenibacillus kribbensis, encodes the following:
- a CDS encoding GNAT family N-acetyltransferase, with protein sequence MSEIYRLAQQEDAERLQYVTYEAYETIRQLGLQWPAAQADVALIQENIKNNDCYVLEVDGAIQATVSHLKNRALDFITDLPFVMWFAVDPTAQGKGYGRKLLNWVEQAIIRDQVVAPAVTLATAEKHPYLLSMYERWGYERIHAFDHGTGDGTMHLLRKVVNPELFDTYIREKNEAGTAKRN